One Bdellovibrio bacteriovorus str. Tiberius DNA segment encodes these proteins:
- a CDS encoding outer membrane beta-barrel protein, with translation MNMKRIFCYLALTLFASNSMAAMDWGIELGARQQAGDVGGLNFSANSQVGFQGGVFVHVPMEQGPVHFRTGLLYTQRPLQSESDITGQTIDYHLDYLDIPVDILIKSGENFGMYMGFHTSINISKSCSGNDSCQVQDVDTPTFPIIFGVLFKATPKFGFNFYIDGANGAMAKGLGNYKAVGLNLTYSMD, from the coding sequence ATGAATATGAAAAGGATTTTCTGCTATCTGGCTTTGACTCTGTTTGCTTCCAACTCGATGGCGGCCATGGACTGGGGTATTGAACTGGGTGCCCGTCAACAGGCGGGCGATGTGGGTGGCTTGAATTTTTCGGCCAACTCCCAGGTCGGATTCCAGGGCGGTGTCTTTGTCCATGTGCCGATGGAACAGGGCCCGGTTCATTTCCGCACGGGTCTTTTATACACCCAAAGACCGCTGCAATCGGAAAGTGATATCACCGGGCAAACCATTGACTATCACCTGGATTATCTGGATATCCCCGTGGATATTCTGATCAAGTCCGGTGAAAACTTTGGTATGTACATGGGCTTTCATACCAGCATCAACATTTCCAAATCCTGTTCCGGCAATGATTCCTGCCAGGTGCAGGATGTGGACACGCCAACTTTTCCGATTATCTTTGGTGTGCTGTTTAAAGCCACGCCTAAGTTCGGATTCAATTTCTATATCGACGGTGCGAATGGTGCCATGGCCAAGGGTCTTGGCAACTATAAAGCCGTGGGTCTTAATCTGACCTATTCGATGGACTGA